The following coding sequences are from one Novosphingobium sp. KACC 22771 window:
- a CDS encoding nuclear transport factor 2 family protein, with the protein MSEATLADLAARLERVEHDLAIQQDIHQIRRIQYTYGFFIDKSQYNEVVDLFSDEGEVWFLGGIYKGKAGVRRLYIERFQTQFTQGHNGPRYGWLLDHPQLQMVIDVAPDRKTAHVRGRSMMQAGLHESAEGNQRAWWEGGLYENEYVREANAAGELVWKIKALRYFPFWHGTFADGWAKTPIDYVPMTKTLFPQDPLGPDALVDPLPRLWPATDTVPFHYPHPVTGAPIVLDNSRAREGFKD; encoded by the coding sequence ATGTCTGAAGCAACCCTCGCAGACCTTGCCGCGCGCCTTGAACGCGTCGAGCACGATCTGGCCATCCAGCAGGATATTCACCAGATCCGCCGCATCCAGTACACCTATGGCTTCTTCATTGATAAATCACAATATAATGAGGTCGTCGATCTCTTCTCCGATGAAGGCGAAGTGTGGTTTCTGGGCGGGATCTACAAGGGCAAGGCCGGGGTCCGCCGCCTCTATATCGAACGGTTCCAGACCCAGTTCACCCAGGGCCACAATGGCCCGCGCTATGGCTGGCTGCTTGACCATCCCCAGTTGCAGATGGTGATCGACGTGGCGCCCGACCGCAAGACCGCCCATGTGCGCGGCCGCTCGATGATGCAGGCGGGCCTGCATGAAAGCGCGGAGGGCAACCAGCGCGCATGGTGGGAAGGCGGCCTCTATGAAAACGAATATGTCCGCGAGGCCAATGCGGCGGGCGAACTGGTCTGGAAAATCAAGGCGCTGCGCTACTTCCCCTTCTGGCACGGCACCTTCGCCGATGGCTGGGCCAAGACCCCCATCGACTATGTGCCGATGACCAAGACGCTCTTCCCCCAAGACCCGCTCGGCCCCGACGCGCTGGTCGATCCCCTGCCCCGCCTGTGGCCTGCGACCGATACGGTGCCTTTCCACTATCCCCACCCCGTCACCGGCGCGCCCATCGTGCTGGACAATTCGCGGGCGCGGGAAGGGTTCAAGGATTAA
- a CDS encoding nuclear transport factor 2 family protein, whose amino-acid sequence MTDLDRMLAEHAIARLITRYVHLNDAGQWEDLAALYTQDGRMNRPTAPDSFTTGREAILAAFQARPPRASRHIVANIVVDVADDGQSASAYSQILLFTGEADGEGLPLQSPKPPLVGSYQDRLVLDAGAWKFAERRGSLDFRQG is encoded by the coding sequence ATGACCGACCTCGACCGCATGCTTGCCGAACACGCCATCGCCCGCCTGATCACGCGCTATGTCCACCTCAATGACGCCGGGCAATGGGAAGACCTTGCCGCGCTCTACACGCAGGACGGCCGCATGAACCGCCCAACCGCGCCCGACAGCTTCACGACCGGGCGCGAGGCGATTCTGGCCGCGTTTCAGGCCCGCCCGCCGCGCGCCAGTCGGCATATCGTGGCCAATATCGTGGTCGATGTGGCCGATGACGGGCAAAGCGCCAGTGCTTACAGCCAGATCCTGCTCTTCACCGGCGAAGCGGATGGTGAAGGCCTGCCGCTGCAATCCCCCAAGCCGCCTTTGGTGGGCAGCTATCAGGATCGTCTGGTACTCGACGCAGGCGCGTGGAAGTTTGCCGAAAGGCGCGGCAGTCT